The following are encoded in a window of Fusarium oxysporum f. sp. lycopersici 4287 chromosome 5, whole genome shotgun sequence genomic DNA:
- a CDS encoding hypothetical protein (At least one base has a quality score < 10) — protein MASSEVDQKFLGKLAKAVENDNPLLASMLFKILGLSLNLAEQLVAAKKQRRPDYEPSPNAIRRVLRIIWLSREGKEMLEQYVIPMVGNYVELKVLAYKLRASFSHIFALFGNTPSVSNLGRQTPDVTAVLTPRLDKGKGRAADMEVESRPSSVQPTHPLEGGPVLPPPGFEDQNFTLSPNFLIPAKDYLPEAKQHFQEAIQLADSMLWGSHSLRLSVKTEYAAFLYECVHDAEGSRKVAKDTIAEVYEATEGMDDDMFGDACELVTVLGKMMKRGLGTSGTLRKAPAVNQNPIPKATPPPGMENPI, from the coding sequence ATGGCGTCCTCTGAGGTCGACCAGAAGTTTCTCGGCAAGCTTGCCAAAGCTGTCGAGAATGACAATCCTCTCTTGGCCAGCATGCTCTTCAAGATTCTAGGCTTGTCGCTCAACCTTGCCGAACAGCTTGTTGCTGCAAAGAAGCAGCGCCGGCCTGACTATGAGCCATCACCTAACGCGATACGGCGCGTCTTGCGTATCATATGGCTCTCCCGAGAGGGCAAGGAAATGCTTGAACAGTATGTCATACCAATGGTTGGCAACTATGTCGAACTCAAGGTCCTCGCCTACAAACTTCGTGCCTCCTTTTCACATATTTTTGCTCTCTTCGGCAACACACCCTCGGTCTCGAACCTGGGAAGACAAACGCCAGATGTCACTGCTGTACTGACGCCGCGCCTGGATAAGGGAAAGGGACGCGCTGCCGACATGGAAGTTGAATCCAGGCCCTCCTCTGTTCAACCAACTCACCCCCTCGAAGGAGGACCCGTGTTGCCTCCCCCAGGGTTTGAAGATCAAAACTTTACATTATCGCCCAACTTTCTCATCCCGGCCAAAGACTACCTTCCTGAGGCGAAACAACATTTTCAAGAGGCTATCCAGCTTGCCGACTCGATGCTCTGGGGCTCTCACTCTCTTCGCCTCTCCGTCAAAACTGAATATGCTGCCTTCTTATACGAATGTGTTCACGATGCTGAAGGAAGCCGGAAAGTTGCCAAGGACACTATCGCGGAAGTATACGAGGCCACGGAGGGAATGGACGACGACATGTTTGGCGATGCTTGCGAGCTGGTTACGGTCCTGGGCAAGATGATGAAACGTGGTCTCGGCACCAGTGGTACTCTACGTAAAGCTCCAGCAGTGAACCAAAATCCCATACCAAAAGCCACCCCCCCTCCAGGAATGGAGAACCCCATTTGA